TTTTTTTCCTCCTTGTTTTACTGTTTAATGTCTGACACTGATGATATTATTGTTCACGTTGAATTTGACGCCGCCGGTGAATTCGAGCATCTCCAGAGCCTTTGACAACGGTACATTCCGGGGAATGACGCCGTTGTAGCGCATATTCGGAACGGCTTTGAAATCTGCTTCCACATTATACCAGCGGGACAGTTGCTGCAATACTTCCGTGAGGTACGTATCGTTAAAAATAAAATACCCGTTTTTCCAGGCTACCGCGGCATTCGCATCTGCCGGGGCTTTGGACAGGGCGCCCTGGTGGTTGAGGCTGGCCTGTTCTCCTGGATTTAATATAACTCCGTTATGACCTGCGCTGACTCTTACGCGGCCTTCCAATAAAGTTGTCTGCGTGTGTGCATTGTCTTCATACGCGTTCACATTAAAATGGGTGCCCAGCACTTCCACCTGTTGCGAAGGCGTATGTACAATAAAAGGCTGACGGGCATTGCCGGCAATTTCAAAATAGGCCTCCCCTTTCAATTCTACCGTGCGGGTGCTGCCGGTGAAGGTAGCCGGATAACGCAGGGAAGAAGCCGCGTTCAGCCATACTTTACTGCCGTCCTGCAGTACTACCCGGTATTGTCCGCCGCGCGGCGTGCTGATTTCATGGAAACCGCTGCCCGCGCCGGTGGCTTCGTAGACGATCTCGCCGCTGTCGCTCCGGTATACCTTCAGCCCTGCCTGTTGCGCCACGGCTTCATCATCAGCTGTTCCAAGTGTGATCTTTTTGCCGTTTGCGAGGGTGAGCACCGCTTTGTCCGTACCGGCGGGAATGTCCTGCTGAACCGACGTGGCCATCGCCGGCTTCGCAGCATGGCGTTCCGGTTTCAGGTATGCCACCAGGGCTATCAGGCCCGTCAGCATGGCCGCTGCGGCATACCAGTAACGCACCATACGGCGAGGCTTGCGCCTGCCGGTGCGCTGATGGATGGCGGCCAGCATACGTAGCTCCACGCCTTCCGTATCGGGCCGTGGCAGGGAGCGTTCGCCTGCTTTCTCCGTTGCTTCACAATACCGGAGATACGAGGCTATTTCATCATCTGTGGCCGTGCCATCACTGATTTTTTCCAATAAACGCTGTAGTGCTTCCTGTTCCATAGAGGACGTTCTCGTATAATAGGCACCTTTATGGAGGTGATCCCCCAAAGGGGTGGTGAATTTTTTTTGACAGAATTTTAATCCATCCGCGAGCGGGTTAATTTTCTGTTTCTGTGTTAAGTTCTGTATTTTACATTAAATTTTTAGTTGCATATGCAGTCCAGATTGATAGTTAAAGACTTTGGGCCAATAGAATTTGTGGATTTGGATCTGAGAAATGTGAATGTTTTCATAGGGCCACAGGCGAGCGGTAAAAGCGCTTTGGCCAAGCTATATACTATTTTTAAAGCCCCGAGAAAGTTTATTAAGGAAGATAGGTTTGATATCGTTGCTGAGCCACAAGAGGTCAATTGGCAATTTAGGGAGGTATTAGAGGAATATAATATCTCTTCATTTCTTAAAAATGGAACTGAAATAGAATTTACCTCCGAGTTACATTCCATAAGCTATAGGAAGGGAAAGATAACTTACACCCCGCTACTTCTCAATAGAATTGAAATGATCGAAGAGTTGAAGGAGAACTTTGAGGAGAACCGAGCAAACATAACGTATAGCATTAGTGACCTCGCAAGCAAGTTCATTGGTTTTAGCTTTCGTACTTTAAAAATATT
The Chitinophaga varians genome window above contains:
- a CDS encoding FecR family protein codes for the protein MEQEALQRLLEKISDGTATDDEIASYLRYCEATEKAGERSLPRPDTEGVELRMLAAIHQRTGRRKPRRMVRYWYAAAAMLTGLIALVAYLKPERHAAKPAMATSVQQDIPAGTDKAVLTLANGKKITLGTADDEAVAQQAGLKVYRSDSGEIVYEATGAGSGFHEISTPRGGQYRVVLQDGSKVWLNAASSLRYPATFTGSTRTVELKGEAYFEIAGNARQPFIVHTPSQQVEVLGTHFNVNAYEDNAHTQTTLLEGRVRVSAGHNGVILNPGEQASLNHQGALSKAPADANAAVAWKNGYFIFNDTYLTEVLQQLSRWYNVEADFKAVPNMRYNGVIPRNVPLSKALEMLEFTGGVKFNVNNNIISVRH